In Simplicispira sp. 125, one DNA window encodes the following:
- a CDS encoding response regulator: protein MLMGDAPKQRISWLSGVLVVLALSLAGAVLMVDVLQNQRLDERQVQRQKVLEQTGAALDEQTTRGPLVGAAALMGLTEPVLKAVAQGVQVPDAPAALEALATARERFGLDGAYVINANGIIVAHETTGSHSTGTDVAFRPYFQQAMQGRVNVYAALGSHTYERGLYVAAPLYAGASAQTPVLGVVMLKMPFAPIDALLAHTGLPTLLLSPQGVVISATRPEWMYAVAPPLTQSRIDDIARLRQFGHHFDNGVASALPFSPLSPEVLMDGVQHAVQRRVVDWSDPGGAWSLVVLEDVSQVMPLPDRWRYGGVAFALLALLGMLVLELLRNRARMVATQQRLLVLGAALENSPLAVVVTDAQGTIEWVNPEFERNTGYRLDEVRGQKPSLLASGKTPMETFSEMWAAVVTGHSWKGHFINRRKDGTEYHEEATLSPVLDARGVCVGMVGLHEEVTQRMREQEKLQRSERRFKELLEQQNAIFDSAPPVLLSCDGVMHLFNPAFIALVGGTSAQLQNQRVSMLFGSLEQHAAFAARVGPQLAQGLQVREHWWVRRLDGQMIEVRMSGRAVQVDGHASAALWVIEDVTEARLAEQVMRETSERLELVQEAGKTSVFDIDLRTGRCIWRQKVDGVEGITERVFENWRTTWQERLWPADVATAMARMEAALQGNASSFHDAWRLQRFEGGVRWYACTAHILRDASGKAERIVGVNVDIDAYKKLEEQVAAQVQFQHVLMDTIPVPIFYKDEQGRYLGFNRAYEQAFGIRREDYLGKTVQSLEHLSADKRNLFQADAIAALHGTEAVHREVDMPYADGQMHRTLFWLQGFRRPDGAPGGVIGTFADITDRQHAEEELRRAKELAEEATALKSNFLANMSHEIRTPMNAIIGMSHLALKSGLNQRQYDYVSKIQQAGQHLMGVINDILDFSRIEAGKLHIETCPFVLDQVLGGVVDVISHKASAQGLELICDVAADVPPNLVGDALRIGQILINYTNNAIKFTERGDVGIVVRMQEQQGDQVLLRFEVRDTGIGLAADQIERLFQSFQQADTSTTRRYGGTGLGLAISKSLAELMGGEVGVHSQLGQGSTFWFTVPLQRGAPARPLLPAPDLRGLRVLVVDDNAHAATVIAEMLQSMSFDVQQVHSGAQALEAVQQAAAQERPFDLVVLDWQMPGMDGLELGRRIGELSLPRLPHRVMVTAFGREDVLRSAQRQGIEEVLIKPVSASVMFDTLMQVLGQLLPDDAAQPASAPQACPVLQGARVLLVEDNELNQQVARELLQEAGVQVDVAADGQQGVDLARSQPYDLVLMDMQMPVMDGLEATRQLRTDPRLAKLPIVAMTANALDVDRQRCLDAGMNDHLAKPIVPARLWETLERWIAASASSALAAPALRAERGPLPDGLLPPPLPELDMTQGLRNALGRPAFYAELLHRFMDSQGGVAERIAQALAQGHQEQAARDAHTLRGLAGTVGAIALQDAAARLEDGLRSPVAMSSDEVHSLLDTLRTALDALVQPLLAWHSAQAAETQHSNEAPCAPHEQAHAAVAQLHLLLQRDDPAARSFVREHAALLAQALGPALAGVQGPIDQFDFEPALAALTGWLAQPPQRPGHPTGHSRKGSSHAA from the coding sequence ATGTTGATGGGTGACGCCCCGAAGCAGCGCATCTCCTGGCTGAGCGGAGTGCTGGTCGTGTTGGCACTGTCTTTGGCCGGCGCGGTACTGATGGTCGATGTGCTGCAGAACCAGCGCCTGGACGAGCGGCAGGTGCAGCGGCAGAAGGTGCTCGAACAAACGGGTGCTGCCCTGGATGAGCAAACCACCCGGGGCCCACTGGTGGGAGCGGCTGCACTCATGGGCCTGACTGAGCCGGTACTCAAGGCCGTGGCGCAAGGCGTGCAGGTGCCCGATGCGCCAGCGGCGCTCGAAGCCCTTGCCACAGCGCGGGAGCGTTTTGGGCTGGACGGCGCTTATGTCATTAACGCCAATGGAATCATCGTGGCGCACGAAACGACCGGGTCCCATTCCACTGGTACCGATGTGGCGTTTCGTCCGTATTTTCAGCAGGCCATGCAAGGCCGGGTGAATGTGTATGCCGCCCTTGGCTCGCACACGTACGAACGGGGCCTGTACGTGGCAGCGCCTTTGTATGCCGGGGCCAGCGCGCAGACGCCCGTACTGGGCGTGGTCATGCTCAAGATGCCGTTTGCGCCCATTGATGCCTTGCTGGCGCACACCGGTTTGCCCACCCTGTTGCTGTCGCCCCAAGGCGTGGTCATCTCAGCCACCCGCCCGGAGTGGATGTATGCCGTGGCGCCCCCTTTGACCCAGAGCCGCATTGACGACATCGCACGGCTGCGCCAGTTTGGCCACCATTTTGACAACGGGGTCGCCTCGGCTCTGCCGTTTTCACCCTTGTCGCCCGAGGTGCTGATGGACGGCGTGCAGCATGCCGTGCAGCGCCGTGTGGTGGACTGGAGCGATCCGGGAGGAGCTTGGTCGCTGGTGGTGCTGGAAGATGTGTCGCAGGTGATGCCGCTGCCCGATCGTTGGCGCTATGGCGGCGTGGCCTTTGCCTTGCTGGCCCTGCTGGGCATGCTGGTGCTCGAGCTGCTGCGCAATCGGGCCCGCATGGTGGCCACGCAGCAGCGCCTGTTGGTGCTGGGCGCTGCGCTGGAGAACAGCCCGCTGGCCGTGGTGGTGACCGATGCCCAGGGCACGATCGAATGGGTCAATCCCGAGTTTGAGCGCAATACAGGCTATCGCCTGGACGAGGTGCGGGGCCAAAAACCCTCGCTGCTGGCCAGCGGCAAGACGCCAATGGAAACCTTCAGCGAGATGTGGGCGGCCGTTGTGACGGGCCACTCCTGGAAGGGGCACTTTATCAACCGGCGCAAGGACGGAACCGAATACCACGAGGAGGCGACGCTTTCGCCCGTGCTCGATGCGCGCGGCGTTTGTGTGGGCATGGTGGGTCTGCATGAGGAAGTGACGCAGCGTATGCGCGAGCAGGAAAAGCTGCAGCGCAGCGAGCGCAGGTTCAAGGAGCTGCTGGAACAGCAGAACGCCATTTTTGACAGTGCGCCGCCCGTGTTGTTGTCGTGTGACGGTGTCATGCATCTCTTCAACCCGGCCTTTATCGCCCTGGTGGGAGGTACATCTGCCCAGTTGCAGAACCAGCGTGTGAGCATGCTCTTTGGCAGCCTGGAGCAGCATGCGGCATTCGCTGCGCGCGTGGGACCGCAGCTTGCGCAGGGCTTGCAGGTGCGCGAGCATTGGTGGGTGCGGCGGCTTGATGGCCAGATGATCGAGGTACGCATGTCGGGCCGTGCTGTGCAGGTCGATGGCCACGCCAGCGCCGCGCTGTGGGTGATCGAGGACGTGACCGAGGCCCGCCTTGCCGAGCAGGTCATGCGCGAGACAAGCGAACGCCTGGAGCTGGTGCAGGAGGCGGGAAAAACCAGTGTGTTTGACATCGACCTGCGCACCGGGCGCTGCATCTGGCGCCAGAAAGTCGATGGCGTGGAGGGCATTACCGAGCGGGTGTTTGAAAACTGGCGAACCACCTGGCAAGAGCGCCTGTGGCCGGCAGACGTCGCTACGGCCATGGCGCGCATGGAGGCCGCGCTGCAGGGCAATGCCAGCAGTTTCCACGACGCCTGGCGTTTGCAGCGTTTTGAAGGCGGTGTGCGTTGGTATGCCTGCACGGCCCACATCCTGCGCGATGCATCAGGCAAAGCCGAACGCATCGTTGGCGTCAACGTGGACATCGACGCCTACAAGAAGCTCGAAGAGCAGGTGGCGGCCCAGGTGCAATTCCAGCATGTGCTGATGGACACCATTCCTGTGCCTATCTTCTACAAGGATGAGCAAGGCCGCTACCTCGGGTTCAACCGGGCTTACGAGCAGGCATTTGGCATCCGGCGTGAGGATTATCTGGGCAAGACCGTGCAGAGCCTGGAACACTTGTCCGCCGATAAGCGCAACCTGTTTCAGGCGGATGCCATCGCTGCACTGCATGGCACCGAAGCGGTGCACCGTGAGGTGGACATGCCCTATGCCGATGGCCAGATGCACCGCACGCTTTTCTGGTTGCAGGGTTTTCGCCGGCCCGATGGTGCGCCGGGCGGGGTCATCGGGACTTTTGCCGACATTACCGATCGCCAGCACGCAGAAGAGGAGCTGCGCCGTGCCAAGGAGTTGGCCGAGGAGGCGACGGCGCTCAAGTCCAATTTTCTGGCCAACATGAGCCATGAAATCCGCACGCCCATGAACGCCATCATTGGCATGTCGCACCTGGCGCTCAAGTCAGGGCTCAATCAACGCCAGTACGATTACGTGAGCAAAATCCAGCAGGCCGGTCAGCACCTGATGGGCGTGATCAACGATATTCTTGATTTCTCGCGGATCGAGGCGGGCAAGCTGCATATCGAGACATGTCCCTTTGTACTCGACCAGGTGTTGGGTGGCGTGGTGGACGTCATCAGCCACAAGGCCAGTGCGCAGGGGCTGGAACTGATTTGCGATGTGGCGGCCGATGTGCCGCCCAATCTGGTGGGTGATGCCCTGCGCATCGGGCAGATTCTCATCAATTACACCAACAACGCCATCAAGTTCACCGAGCGCGGCGACGTGGGCATCGTGGTGCGCATGCAGGAGCAGCAGGGTGACCAGGTGCTCCTGCGCTTCGAGGTGCGCGACACGGGCATTGGCCTCGCTGCCGATCAAATCGAGCGCCTGTTCCAGAGCTTTCAGCAGGCCGACACCTCGACCACGCGCCGCTATGGCGGCACCGGTCTGGGCCTGGCCATCAGCAAAAGTCTGGCCGAACTGATGGGCGGCGAGGTAGGCGTGCACAGCCAGCTGGGACAGGGCTCCACCTTCTGGTTTACCGTGCCGCTGCAGCGGGGTGCGCCTGCGCGGCCCTTGCTGCCAGCGCCCGATCTGCGCGGCCTGCGCGTGCTGGTGGTGGACGACAACGCCCATGCCGCTACGGTGATCGCCGAGATGCTGCAGTCCATGAGCTTTGATGTGCAGCAGGTGCATTCCGGCGCCCAGGCGCTGGAGGCTGTGCAGCAGGCGGCTGCGCAGGAGCGGCCTTTTGACCTGGTGGTGCTCGACTGGCAGATGCCCGGTATGGATGGCTTGGAGCTCGGGCGGCGCATTGGTGAATTGAGTCTGCCCCGCTTGCCTCACCGCGTCATGGTGACCGCCTTTGGCCGCGAGGATGTGCTGCGCTCGGCGCAGCGCCAGGGGATCGAAGAGGTGCTCATCAAGCCCGTGAGCGCCTCGGTCATGTTCGACACCCTCATGCAGGTGCTGGGCCAGCTATTGCCGGACGACGCGGCACAACCGGCCAGCGCACCGCAGGCTTGCCCGGTGCTGCAGGGCGCGCGCGTGCTGCTGGTGGAGGACAACGAACTCAACCAGCAGGTCGCCCGCGAGCTGTTGCAGGAAGCGGGTGTGCAGGTGGATGTGGCCGCCGATGGCCAGCAAGGCGTCGACCTGGCGCGCAGCCAACCCTACGACCTGGTGCTGATGGACATGCAGATGCCCGTGATGGACGGCCTGGAGGCCACGCGCCAGCTGCGCACCGACCCGCGCCTGGCAAAGCTGCCGATTGTCGCCATGACCGCCAACGCCCTGGACGTTGACCGCCAGCGCTGCCTGGACGCCGGCATGAACGACCACCTGGCCAAACCGATTGTTCCCGCGCGGTTGTGGGAAACCCTTGAGCGCTGGATTGCGGCCTCGGCGTCCAGTGCGCTGGCCGCCCCCGCATTGCGCGCTGAGCGTGGCCCGCTGCCCGATGGGTTGCTGCCGCCCCCCCTGCCGGAGCTCGACATGACCCAGGGCCTGCGCAATGCCCTGGGCCGGCCCGCCTTCTATGCCGAGTTGCTCCACCGCTTCATGGACAGCCAGGGAGGCGTGGCGGAGCGCATTGCGCAAGCCCTGGCACAGGGCCACCAGGAACAGGCGGCGCGCGACGCACATACCCTGCGCGGCCTGGCGGGCACCGTGGGAGCCATCGCCTTACAAGATGCTGCCGCTCGTCTGGAAGATGGCCTGCGCAGCCCGGTCGCCATGTCCTCTGACGAAGTCCACTCCCTGCTGGACACGCTGCGCACGGCGTTGGATGCGCTGGTGCAACCGCTCTTGGCCTGGCATAGTGCGCAGGCCGCTGAGACGCAGCACAGCAACGAGGCCCCCTGCGCGCCCCATGAGCAGGCGCATGCGGCGGTCGCGCAGCTGCACCTGCTCTTGCAGCGCGACGACCCGGCCGCCCGCAGTTTTGTCCGGGAACATGCGGCGCTGCTGGCCCAGGCGCTGGGTCCGGCGCTGGCGGGCGTGCAAGGCCCTATCGATCAGTTTGATTTCGAGCCCGCGCTGGCCGCCCTGACCGGGTGGCTGGCACAACCACCGCAGAGGCCTGGGCACCCCACCGGGCACAGCCGAAAAGGGAGCAGCCATGCAGCGTGA
- a CDS encoding two-component system response regulator, protein MQREEMQDLPVDWRNRQTPTVLVVDDTPDNLVLVSELLGDHYRVKVANSGARALKAAQTDPVPDLVLLDIMMPEMDGYEVCRQLKASAATRDIPVIFLTARADRDDERLGLELGAVDYITKPMSPPIVLARVQTHLALKATADFLRDKSAYLEREVTLRTLEVQALQDVTMMAMASLAETRDDETGNHIRRTQLYVKALAERLSTHPRFEAVLNTQMIDLIYKSAPLHDIGKIGIPDHILLKPGKLTDHEFEVVKEHTLLGRKAIEGAERRLGMRVRFLNVAKDMACCHHERWDGTGYPLCLAGDAIPVPGRLMALADVYDAIISRRIYKSASTHEQACSAIVKGRGTQFDPDVVDAFIDIAEEFRDIALKYPD, encoded by the coding sequence ATGCAGCGTGAAGAAATGCAGGATCTACCTGTCGATTGGCGCAACCGCCAGACGCCCACCGTGCTGGTGGTAGACGACACGCCAGACAACCTGGTGCTGGTGTCCGAATTGTTGGGTGATCATTACCGCGTCAAGGTGGCCAACAGTGGGGCGCGTGCGCTCAAGGCCGCGCAGACTGATCCCGTGCCCGATCTGGTGTTGCTCGACATCATGATGCCGGAGATGGACGGCTACGAGGTGTGCCGCCAGCTCAAGGCGTCGGCAGCCACGCGCGATATTCCCGTCATCTTCCTGACCGCACGCGCCGACCGCGACGACGAGCGCCTGGGCCTGGAGCTGGGCGCGGTGGACTACATCACCAAGCCCATGAGCCCGCCCATTGTGCTGGCGCGGGTGCAGACCCACCTGGCACTCAAGGCCACGGCTGATTTCCTGCGCGACAAGAGCGCGTACCTGGAACGCGAAGTGACACTGCGCACTCTCGAAGTGCAGGCTCTGCAGGACGTCACCATGATGGCCATGGCGTCGCTGGCCGAAACGCGCGACGATGAAACGGGCAACCACATCCGGCGCACGCAGCTCTACGTGAAAGCCCTGGCCGAGCGGCTGAGCACGCACCCGCGTTTCGAGGCCGTTCTGAACACCCAGATGATTGATCTGATCTACAAATCAGCGCCACTGCACGACATTGGCAAGATTGGTATCCCGGACCACATCCTGCTTAAACCCGGCAAACTGACCGACCACGAGTTCGAGGTCGTCAAAGAACACACCCTGCTGGGCCGCAAGGCCATCGAGGGTGCCGAGCGCCGCCTGGGCATGCGGGTACGGTTTTTGAACGTGGCCAAGGACATGGCCTGCTGCCACCACGAGCGCTGGGACGGCACGGGCTACCCGCTGTGCCTGGCGGGTGATGCCATCCCCGTGCCCGGGCGCCTGATGGCGCTGGCCGATGTGTACGACGCCATCATCAGCCGGCGCATCTACAAAAGTGCCAGCACGCACGAACAGGCCTGCAGCGCCATTGTGAAGGGGCGGGGCACGCAATTCGACCCCGATGTGGTGGATGCCTTCATTGATATCGCAGAAGAGTTTCGCGACATCGCGTTGAAGTACCCGGACTGA
- a CDS encoding inositol monophosphatase family protein: MSSNLHPMLNVAIKAARAAGAIINRAALDVEAVRISQKQINDYVTEVDHASEAAIIETLLTAYPGHGILAEESGNQHGAKDSEFVWIIDPLDGTTNFIHGFPVYCVSIALAVRGKIEQAVIFDPSRNDLFTSTKGRGAYLNERRIRVSKRTQLKECLVSTGFPFRPGDNFKNYLSMMGDVMQRTAGLRRPGAAALDLAYVAAGYTDGFFETGLNIWDVAAGSLLVTEAGGLVGNFTGESDFLEQKECLAGSPRIYGQLVQILGKYSKFAGAGDKAALRQAAQEPTAEDAAEVPADSATDTSAPEDDAHV, translated from the coding sequence ATGTCGTCCAACCTGCACCCCATGCTCAACGTGGCCATCAAGGCCGCCCGCGCCGCCGGCGCCATCATCAACCGCGCGGCCCTGGACGTGGAGGCAGTGCGCATCTCGCAAAAGCAGATCAACGACTACGTCACCGAGGTGGACCACGCCAGCGAGGCGGCCATCATCGAGACGCTGCTCACAGCCTACCCCGGCCACGGCATCCTGGCCGAAGAGTCGGGCAACCAGCATGGCGCCAAGGATTCGGAGTTTGTCTGGATCATCGACCCGCTGGACGGCACCACCAACTTCATCCACGGTTTTCCCGTCTATTGCGTGAGCATTGCCCTGGCCGTGCGCGGCAAGATCGAGCAGGCCGTCATTTTCGACCCCTCGCGCAATGACCTGTTCACCTCGACCAAGGGACGCGGCGCTTACCTGAACGAGCGCCGCATCCGCGTGAGCAAGCGCACCCAACTCAAGGAGTGCCTGGTCTCGACGGGCTTCCCGTTCCGTCCGGGTGACAACTTCAAGAACTATCTGAGCATGATGGGCGACGTGATGCAGCGCACCGCCGGCCTGCGCCGCCCCGGCGCGGCCGCGTTGGACCTGGCCTATGTGGCCGCCGGTTACACCGATGGTTTCTTCGAGACCGGCCTGAACATCTGGGACGTGGCGGCCGGTTCGCTGCTGGTGACCGAGGCGGGCGGCCTGGTGGGCAACTTCACGGGCGAGTCTGATTTCCTGGAACAGAAGGAATGCCTGGCAGGCAGCCCCCGCATTTACGGGCAGCTGGTGCAAATCCTGGGCAAGTACAGCAAGTTTGCCGGTGCGGGCGACAAGGCCGCACTGCGCCAGGCGGCGCAAGAGCCCACTGCAGAAGATGCTGCGGAAGTGCCTGCCGACAGCGCAACCGACACCAGCGCCCCCGAAGACGACGCCCACGTCTGA
- a CDS encoding RNA methyltransferase gives MKTRFILIHTSHAGNVGACARAMKTMGFDDLVLVAPRWPNVLRREETIQRASGALDVLHNARIVETLDEALDGISHLCATAMTPRDFGPPTRAPRTHFEMLLKKELPALDGKALQAKMNQENTESPGEAGIGFLFGSERFGMTNEDVYRCHVALSIPTNPGFGSLNLGAAIQVVAYEWRQALGGFGVQEATPTATLADAAQVAGMLAHWEQALTAIGFLDPAAPKKLMPRLNQLFNRAQLAPEEIHILRGVAKAMIETADSKR, from the coding sequence ATGAAGACCCGTTTTATCCTGATCCATACCAGCCATGCCGGCAACGTGGGCGCCTGCGCCCGCGCCATGAAAACCATGGGCTTTGACGACCTGGTGCTGGTTGCCCCGCGCTGGCCCAATGTGCTGCGGCGCGAGGAGACCATCCAGCGCGCCAGCGGAGCCCTGGACGTGCTCCACAACGCGCGCATCGTCGAAACGCTGGACGAGGCGCTGGACGGCATCAGCCACCTGTGCGCCACGGCCATGACGCCGCGCGACTTTGGCCCGCCCACGCGCGCGCCGCGTACGCATTTTGAAATGCTATTGAAAAAGGAGCTGCCAGCGCTTGATGGTAAAGCTTTGCAGGCAAAAATGAATCAAGAAAACACGGAGTCGCCTGGCGAGGCTGGCATCGGTTTCCTGTTTGGCTCCGAGCGTTTTGGCATGACCAATGAAGACGTGTACCGCTGCCATGTGGCGCTGTCCATCCCCACCAATCCCGGCTTTGGATCGCTCAACCTGGGGGCGGCCATCCAGGTGGTGGCCTACGAATGGCGCCAGGCCTTGGGTGGTTTTGGTGTGCAGGAGGCTACGCCCACGGCGACGCTGGCCGATGCCGCCCAGGTGGCGGGCATGCTGGCGCACTGGGAACAGGCGCTTACCGCCATCGGCTTTCTCGACCCGGCAGCGCCCAAAAAACTCATGCCCCGGCTCAACCAGCTTTTCAACCGTGCGCAACTGGCGCCTGAAGAAATCCACATCCTGCGCGGTGTTGCCAAGGCCATGATCGAGACGGCCGATTCAAAGCGCTAG
- the cysE gene encoding serine O-acetyltransferase, with amino-acid sequence MFTRLRSDIQCILERDPAARSRWEVLTCYPGLHALVLHRRAHWCWNHGFKWLGRFISHSSRWLTGIEIHPGAKIGERVFFDHAMGVVVGETAEIGDGCTIYQGVTLGGTSLYKGSKRHPTLGRDVVVSAGAKVLGGFEIGDGAKIGSNAVVIKPVPAGATAVGIPARIIPSKEGQSADVTEPQQAPKFTAYGITQEDDPLSQALRGLIDNASSQEHQIALLWQAIEKLSSGPQQARDCVPRDAALQEHFEAGKLNDLVGE; translated from the coding sequence ATGTTCACCCGCCTGCGCTCCGACATCCAATGCATTCTTGAGCGCGACCCTGCCGCGCGCAGCCGCTGGGAGGTGCTGACCTGCTACCCCGGCTTGCACGCATTGGTGCTGCACCGGCGCGCCCACTGGTGCTGGAACCACGGGTTCAAATGGCTGGGGCGCTTTATTTCGCATAGCTCGCGCTGGCTGACCGGCATTGAAATCCACCCTGGCGCAAAAATTGGCGAGCGTGTTTTTTTCGACCATGCCATGGGCGTGGTGGTGGGCGAGACGGCAGAGATTGGCGATGGCTGCACCATCTACCAGGGCGTCACGCTGGGCGGCACTTCGCTCTACAAAGGCAGCAAGCGCCACCCCACGCTGGGCCGTGACGTGGTGGTGAGCGCTGGTGCCAAGGTGCTGGGCGGCTTCGAGATAGGCGATGGCGCCAAGATTGGCAGCAACGCCGTGGTCATCAAGCCCGTGCCTGCGGGCGCCACCGCCGTGGGGATTCCGGCGCGCATCATCCCTTCCAAGGAAGGCCAGAGCGCCGACGTGACCGAGCCGCAGCAGGCGCCCAAGTTCACGGCCTACGGCATCACCCAGGAAGACGACCCGCTCTCCCAGGCCCTGCGCGGCCTGATCGACAACGCCTCGTCACAAGAGCACCAGATTGCGCTGCTGTGGCAGGCCATCGAAAAGCTGTCGTCCGGCCCCCAGCAAGCCCGCGACTGCGTGCCCCGCGATGCGGCGCTGCAAGAACACTTCGAGGCAGGAAAGCTCAACGACCTCGTGGGCGAGTGA
- the mog gene encoding molybdopterin adenylyltransferase encodes MANETLACDPVKIGIVSVSDRASSGVYEDKGLPALQDWLARALKNPLTFEPRLIADEQDRISATLIELVEAGCSLVLTTGGTGPALRDVTPEATLAVAHKEMPGFGEQMRQISLRFVPTAILSRQVAVVRGHSLIINLPGQPKAIAETLEGLKDADGQQLVPGIFAAVPYCIDLIGGPYLETHDAVCKAFRPKSAVRPRAA; translated from the coding sequence ATGGCAAATGAAACACTGGCCTGCGACCCGGTCAAGATCGGCATCGTCTCCGTGAGCGACCGCGCCAGCAGCGGCGTGTACGAAGACAAGGGCTTGCCCGCTCTGCAAGACTGGCTGGCACGCGCACTGAAAAACCCGCTTACGTTCGAACCCCGGCTGATTGCCGACGAACAGGACCGCATCAGCGCCACACTGATTGAGCTGGTAGAAGCGGGCTGCAGCCTGGTGCTGACCACCGGCGGCACGGGCCCTGCGCTGCGCGACGTGACCCCCGAGGCCACGCTGGCCGTGGCGCACAAGGAAATGCCGGGCTTTGGCGAACAGATGCGCCAGATCAGCCTGCGCTTTGTGCCCACGGCCATCCTCTCGCGCCAGGTGGCGGTGGTGCGGGGCCACAGCCTCATCATCAACCTGCCCGGCCAACCCAAGGCCATTGCCGAAACGCTGGAGGGTCTGAAGGACGCGGACGGCCAGCAGCTCGTGCCCGGGATTTTTGCTGCTGTGCCCTACTGCATCGACCTGATTGGCGGCCCCTACCTGGAAACGCACGACGCCGTGTGCAAGGCCTTCCGGCCCAAGAGCGCTGTGCGGCCCAGGGCGGCCTGA
- the yjgA gene encoding ribosome biogenesis factor YjgA — MSRKPTKGYFVKGQFVAEGSELDLELKAELKGTHDASRTDLKRESDELQELGKELLTLRADLLTRLDLPDKLAEALREARRITNFEGKRRQMQFVGKLMRKLDPEAVQAVRDALTEQRSGSAKEKLALHQAEQWRDQLLAQDSAQAEWIAHYPGTDIQQLRALIRQARKDAPTENNTTVSQGLAPRKGRAYRELFALVREQVSGASTEEPDTALDEDSDGK; from the coding sequence ATGTCACGCAAACCCACCAAAGGCTACTTCGTGAAGGGCCAGTTTGTTGCCGAAGGCAGCGAACTTGACCTTGAGCTCAAGGCCGAACTCAAAGGCACCCACGATGCCAGCCGCACCGATCTCAAGCGCGAGAGCGACGAGCTGCAAGAGCTGGGCAAAGAGCTGTTGACCCTGCGCGCCGACCTGCTCACCCGACTGGACCTGCCCGACAAGCTGGCAGAGGCCTTGCGGGAAGCCCGGCGCATCACCAACTTTGAAGGCAAGCGCCGCCAGATGCAGTTTGTCGGCAAGCTCATGCGCAAGCTCGATCCCGAGGCAGTACAGGCCGTGCGCGACGCGCTGACCGAACAGCGCAGCGGCTCCGCCAAAGAAAAACTGGCCCTGCACCAGGCCGAGCAGTGGCGCGACCAGTTGCTGGCCCAGGACAGCGCCCAGGCCGAATGGATTGCCCACTACCCCGGTACCGACATCCAGCAGCTGCGCGCCCTGATCCGCCAGGCACGCAAGGACGCACCCACCGAGAACAACACCACCGTCTCGCAAGGCCTGGCCCCCCGCAAGGGCCGCGCCTACCGCGAGCTGTTTGCGCTGGTGCGCGAGCAGGTGTCAGGCGCCAGCACCGAGGAGCCCGACACCGCCTTGGACGAGGATTCCGATGGCAAATGA